The DNA segment CACAGTGTAGGATGACAGGATGGCATGTTATTTATGTTGCAATTTGGCTGATTGCTTTCATGTAGCTAAAATAAATTTGGCCAAAGCAAGACAAATCAGACAAGACATCAGGCAATCAGGCATGCCGTTTTTATACCCACTCATCTTTCACTATGCAATAACTGAACACAAGCAGCAGTTCTATTAATCGAAAACAGAGACATGGCGCACATCCAAACTGGTGGCGCAGGTCGCCGCAGTGTGCATCACGTGTCGTATTTCAATTCAGGTGAAAATAACATTCCTGGATTGGACCATTACTGAACGTTATATAACAATATACTTAGCTTTAGCAATCTTCTCAGTGTTAGGAGCTTAGACACACGACTAAGTGCTGAATCAGCAAAATCGAAATCAGACATGATCCAGCGTGTAGTTCGTGATTCATTCAATCTGCAGCACCACAAAGTGTTTTAAATGATACTAGTGCAGTCTGGGCTCAGCGTCAATcgtgcatgcaactgtgaaaatcGCTAGATGGCGTCACTCACCGCGCTCAATGTGCTGTTTGGCGATCTGCAGCTGGTGGTCGGTGCCAATGTCCCCGATCACTATGAGCATAGAGAAGTTTCCGCTGTGTTTGCTGCGGTGTCGGTGCGTCTCCTCGCCCTCATCCTCCTCGACCGCGGAAAGCGAATTCCGGACCCGAGTCCCCATGGCAACGGTACCAGGAGACGACGCCGGGCCCAAGTCAATCTCCATGACAACTGCCGCTGCCGAGAGCACAGAGTGCAAAGTTATGAGCAGAAGGGAACGGTAAAGGGGAGAGGCACGCGCTTCGTGGGAAGCGGTTTGCGACTCCCTGATAGGCCACCTGAGTGACGTCACAGCATCCGCTCAAATAAAGTGGATAAcccaaatataattataaataaataaataaaaaataacccaaatataacactttattttgtttttttttttactgatagaTTCAAACGATTAGCATTATTTGTTTGTGCACACGATGGTTCATGATATAAGGAATTGGTTTCGAGAAATAAAAAGTGCTATTGTATAAGCGCctgctattttaatttaaagaaaaaagaaataatgaaaataatacatgTTAAACGTAAATAAacgttatataaaaataaaaatatatatatatatagaataagaaaggtttttttcacatttttcacaAATCTACAGTGTCTTAATCTGTTGAAAAGCAAAATAATCCAATTTTCCAATAAGTCAGGGATTTCATCATAATCTGCAGCTTCTCTGAATATATGCAGCCTCCACCAAAGCAGCTTTGATCTACTGGTTTACAGCCAAGAATGATGAAATTTGCCTCTGAGATtttacatttctaaatgtgtgttgtatttcACTCAAAGATAGATGAATCTGTATGAATTTTAATATCAAACTATCACATGTTTCAGTTTACCTTTAAAGTGTGTATTTTATCCGTGAATAACTGATTAACAGTGTGAATTGGCTAAGAGCAAATTCTTTGATGATATGTGTATAGAGTGTGAGAGGGAGACAAATAGTGCAACACAATCTAGAAAAAAAGATAGTCAACTAAAATAATCATACACAATCCTTTTACAGTGCTTGTGCTTTAACCCTGAGCATGTGGGATCTTCTTTATTAGGAAACAGGATTCAAAACCTGATTTTTATATTCTCATAATTTGCATCATTTGTTTTTCAGGTTTCCTGCGGCGTTGATGGCCGATGGTGTGATGGTGCAGTAACCTTGCTTCACCATCCACAATCCTACAGTGAGTCAGCACTGTGATAGCCCTCAAACTGTGAACTCTTACCGCCACTTGCTGGCTACAATCAGAATTTACCATGGATTATTTAGCagagatcattttattatttagcaattcatgtaatttttttatccATTGTCTGCAATTTACAATGCAGATTCTGAAATCCACAATGTGTCAGAAACAGCTTTATATGATCAAGATTCCAGCATTTTTTCATACCGTTTTATTAATGCTGGTATGTTGAGGTACCAGAAGATacagtttatttactgtgtcagagagagatattatAATCTGTCCGTTCTACAGCAAAGTCATCTAAAGGCTAGGGTCTAAAgttagagatagagagatgtgACCTGAAAGCAATTATTACTGCAGCCAACTTCAGCTACCTAAATGTGTAATACATGTTACTAAGCACTGACACTAAGCACTAAAAGTTGACAAATCTGCAACAAACCCAACCAGCAGCTATCCTGCCACAAAAAAGATACAAGAGAAGATATAGCTTTAACCCTatgaataaatttattttttattaaatttaatccCAATTTACCCCTCAGGACTATTTAAAATTAATGCCTCCACCTTCATATTTGAGCAGGGGCAACAAAGGTATGTACCATTATTGGACTCTATGTGGCCATAGAGGATGTTCATCCCCAAAGGCAAGATTTAGACAATGGGCTTCCAcggttgtctgtctgtcatacAAATTTGAAAGATGAATGATGAAAATGGTTCCACTATtcttcaggaataaaataattagccatttttttttatttacatatgcCTTGTATTTGTGTCTACTGGCCATTTTATTAGGTGTATCTACCATCCAATTACAGTGTATTGTTACTGCTGGCTTTATTATTCACATCTAGCTTCTTAATCCCCCTTAAGAAGTCCCCCTTAGGGACTAGAGCGATTTTTCTATCATGCTTTCCCATGATTTACTTCTACCAGtgcaacacacactcaaatgccTTTGCCATGTTAGTGTTACAGCTGTGCCAACAGTGATCCATCACTCAAATAATATGTGGTCATTAGTGAGCTTCTGTTTGTCCTTTTCTACTAGAGCTAACAAATTGTGGATGACAAGAACAGATAGACTACAATTATTAATCGTATACCAGTAAAGTGCACCTGAATGATCAGTGAATGCAGGCATGACACAGATATGTCAGAGTGCATCTTCTGTTGTTTGCCATGATTAATACTACTTTCTTCTGctataaatatgaacaaaaaacatGTATTGCTAAGCATACAAATAaaggttaattttttttgtattcacaCATTACAAACTACCAAAATTAATACTTTGTTTCAAGGCGATTACAGCTTCAAGACAGTATGtagttattaattattttcatgaataaattaaaaaaaatctaaaaattatttttttagagCATTGTTCAGCTCTAATTCCTCTGGCTgacacacaatttaaaaaatccaCATTTTGAATAAGATTTAAGTCAATATATTAGCTGTGCCATGGAAGGTCTTGTTGAGCAATTTTGGCTGTGTGGTATATAAATAATGTGGATAATAACTGAATCCATTAAGCTGATTGAGCAGAATCTGTGTGACAGAGGAAGCTTGTGTTAACAAAGCCCCATTGAGTAGATAGGGGTGTGTATTCTGGTTGTTAAGGGGCAGCTGTTGTCAGCACAAGACTCTGCCAGGTGCTGCCACTACCACTGTGGTGTACTGAAAATTGATTTTGGAGTTGGAACCATGAACAGATATGCAGATATAGCTGAAAAGGCATTGAGAAGAGGGCTACGCACACGGCCCTGTGGAGCACCAGTGTtgtatgtgagtgagtatgaAGAGTGGGGGAGGTGTGGTTGTCAAGCCTAATAGGCTACGGTCTGTTCTGGTCTGTTACGGTCTGTAATAATGGAGATGTTGGAGAACTTGGAAATTTCCTTGGATGGGTTGATAGTGTTAAACGCTGAACTGAAATCAGTGAACAGCATCTTAGGAGTTGCTATTATCCAGATGAGTAAGGGCAGCATGGAGTGCCATAGTGATGGCATCCTCTGCTGACCTGTTGGGTTGGTAGACAAACTGATAGTGATCTAAATCagcttctctttctcacttgGAAAAAATGGGGGTTAGGGCAGCAGGATAGAAGTCACTGAGAAACATGAAGTGATTGACCACGGCTTGGGTTAGAGCCAGACTGAAAATGAAGAACCCATCCATCTGCTCTGCACAGGCCCTGTTCCCTCTGCCAGCAGCTTTGCATACATTCACTCTCAGGGTGGAGCACACATCACTGAGGAAAAGTGTGAGTGGCAAGTCAAATAATGAGAGCTCTGCTTTGATGGTAGAATCTATGTTTCATTGGTCACAGTAGGAATAGTCAGTGTTGAGCTCTTCAGCAATGTTGATTGGGAAGTATTGCTAGGCTTGTAATAATAAGTCCTAGAAACGATGTGTAATGCCAAAGTCACATTTGCACCAAAAATAGCCCCAAATATGCATGCACCCTTCACCATTCTTCACTGTGCATATGCTGTTTTTAGTCTCATACACAGAGCCTGACATAATGTCACAGAAGACATTATGTGTGTAAACTTGGGGTGGATATATGGACTGGacataaattaaatcatttaaaaagtgtCTAAATACTCATAGTATAGAAGTTGTTGTTTATATGGTGCAGTTGATTTTCCCTAGAGGCAAGAACtcaactctgtctctctctcttcacatcAGACCTTTATTTTCCCAGTATTCTAATAATAGCATTTAAAAGGTTATTTTGAGCATATTTCTTCCTGTgataacatgacaaaaaaaacctcGTTGAAATCACTCAGGTTTATTAGAGGTAGTTTCCAAAGCAACGCATCTTAGTTGGCAGTGATTACAGAGATGAGTTTTGCTTACCACAATTGTAGACATAAAAGTTCACAAAAAAAGGGTTTGTGAAACACTCCAGTTAGTCTCACAAGTGATTTGATAAAGTTCTTTGCAAAACACTTCTTTTGGAAAAAGTCAGTTATCATTAGGTGAAAAGCAGGAAGaggattaataataaaaataaataaatatcaaggcAGGAAACCAAATGGCTTTGACTTAGTAACTGGGCCATGGTTTTACAGCTCGAGTTATACATCTTGAAATTTTCATGTTGAAATATCTTACTCTTCTGGTTAACTATCGTTAGTAGCAAAATGTTAGCAGACAGATGTTGATTAAAATGTAAGGGAAACCCCAATTTGTTGCGAATTACCCCATTTTATCCTGGAAACTGTTGAATAATGTCTAAAGACAAACCTAATTGAAACACTTTAATGCGTATTCAATATGCATTTGCTGAGAATATTAGAAGTTTTTTGAAGTCATTAtgaaacctacagtatatagccctgggacttttcttttcttttcattgtaGATTCTCTTTGTTGTGTCTGATTAAAGCAGCACGATTCTATTTCACTGGCAAACGTGATCAACTTATTTACAAATACAGCAGCATTTTGCTCTTTAGTATccttcttaattttttttcttctggtttATTTgacatacacatatattaagAGCTCTTATTTAACCccagacataaataataagtTCATGTACATGTTTAAGTGCAAGCATTATAGAGACAATACCATGTATAAAGTGTATTCATCATCCATATGCACAGTCAATATTTTACATGGGATATAACATACAAATCAGACTGCAGCATACTAAATAGTTAATGCTTACTATATCCTAGTTGGCTATGTTGGCTTGTTGTTCAAAGATGATATCTTTGTACAAAAATGTCTTAAGAAAATaggtcacatttttttttctttactggtCAATCTATACTTTCAGAACACAATGATTCAGAAAAGAATCTAACCCAGTTATTTTGACACGTGTACACAATCTGAATGCTGGTAAAATTGACACGTTTGTGTGGCTTATGGGGTAAAATTTCCCCTGAAAATGTATGTGTccaggaaacagaaacacagaataCTGGTTTCTTCAAATATGTGAAACACACATAACAAAATCCCCAGAGTTACATTATAACTCATAGTGTTTGGATTTGATTCAGTAAACACTGGGCATTTTCTACATATCTACTCCATAACAATTACgtttaaaaaaagctttcaagAATCTAAGTTATAATAGTCTGggatttatttcattcattccctTTTACACCTAACTGGTCCATAAAAACCTTGAAGCGTCGTTATAAGCATTTGTGCATGCGTAACTTATAAATTcacatatttataattacattttacacaatCTAATTAAGATATTGAAGTAACAGGTACACAAACTACTTTACAAAAGGAGGTACGGTGCACTTTaatacacaaacaaagacaTGTTACATATCCATGACATTATTATAGGCGTGCAGTGCATGAACGGATGAACAggactttacacacacatctctttaGCGTGTTCttgcacttaaaaaaatatctatacaaATGAATTCAATACATTTGCGATACATCGATTGAGACGCTCAAAAACACTGCCTCTTCACAGACATTTCAGAAGGAAAAAGTTGCAAAAGGCTCCCCGCGGGCAGTCGCACATTTTACCAATTCTTGAGCCTTTGCGGATTGCGCACTGCTCTCCCACGTCGCACTGGAAAGATAAATCAGATAAATAAGCTTACATGTATCTTAACCGTTAATTGTAGTTGCAATAAATGTAAGGAATGTCCCATTACCATAGGAACCTGTCCAAATTTCTTCTCCCAAGGTGGAATTCTTTTCATCTGAAGCTTTTCCAGAACTTCATGGAGAGCCCCAAGCTGGTAAAAACATGTTTCAGAACATTAACTCAAATTTGATCATTGCAAACAGTAGTTCAATAAGATTTCACCCATTTACAAGATGGAGCAAAAAAAACTTTCAACGTGTGTTTCAGATTCGTGCAGCTCACCAGCTGTTTTTCGCTGGTCAGATTGGGGTCTTTTGGATAGAAGTCTCGGATGGCTCTTGTGTCTAGGTCCACTTCGGTGTCCTCGTTCTCCGCTCGCGCACAACTCCGCAGCACTAACAGCAGCAATAGCAGCAAAGCGCGCGGGGCGATAGTAGAGCTCTCCATGGTGCTGATCGAaataagtaatttttttttgggacTAAAACGCGCGACGCTCAAATTAACACACCAAGGCTTGCGCCGGGCTTTTTATGCCCTCTGCTGTTTAACGGGAGTCGCCCCGCCTAGCGCGCTTATTTTTCCTTCGTACGTAAGCGAGAGCTCTCTTTGCGCAATGAGCTGTCATCGAATGCGTTAATAATACCTCCAGATTGGTGTGTGCACCCCATTCCTCCCCAAACCTCCCCTCCCTTCAACTTTCCCAAGGGCATATTCGTCAGTGAGTTTTATGATAGTTGCGCATGAGTGCAGAGAGATTAGAGCATCTAAATATGTATCCACTTGGTGTTTCTTTCACCTGGTTAAGATTTTGAGTGAGGATGAGTATATATCACTTATCAAGATAAACAATAAGTTATAGAGGGTTTTGCGCTGATGATGGAGGTGAGAGAGGGCTAGAAGTTGTTGACTTTAGAGTATTTAAAGGCAACCCAAGTCTCAGGGGACAAGGGGGTCGAAAAGTTCCGTAAACATTTTGTGAACCTCAACCTTTTCGTTGTGCTTGTATCTTTTTGAATTCATAGCCTACTTTCTATTTTTCCATCTCACTCATAGTTTTGGAAATACTAAATCAAATtttgttaaatgattcagaaaaCTAATTTCAAAATTATATTTTCTACTTTGCATCAGGACTTGTTAACCttaataaaactgtaaattATAATTTTTCCTGTTTCACTGACAGGGAAAGACAGATATCCTGTTATACAAAATTACATGACTACATGTCCTGTACAAAATTACATGACTTGCATGACACTACTGCAGTGCTATCATATAAAGTCTACATATTAGTCTACATCATATCTACATATTTCTGTCTCCACCATGTAATATAACAAAAGTAAAGATGTCTTCTGAGACAATATCAATGATAAGATTAATTTTATGGTAGAGTAAAAGTGCCAAAATGCAAACCTTGTTTTCAATTACCCATAAACCTATGATGTATTTGAAATACTTGTAAACTGTAACTTTAACTTACATTGTCTATGGCTTTACATTGTCTAAGTGCTGGGACAATTACTCTTTTCTGATTATTTGCTCCAGACCCTCAGATATCAGTATCTTTTATTGGGCTCAAATGCACTGTTGTATCAAGAATgctatatgttatatgttaggTTAATATGCATTTGGGACAAGGATATGTTCTTGTTTTTCCTCATGTTACACATCTCATCACCAGTTTATACTATTTGGATATGAAATAACATTTCAAGGACCTTCTtggaaaattttaaatatttcaattttaaaaagattgaaagttatacttatacatatatTAACCGTCACATGTTATCGTCATTTGAAATATGGCCACTTTGAGTATGCTTAATTTGCTAGATCCTTTGCTCAAATTTATAGAAATAGTGAATGCTGGTGGGCACAATTTATCTGCAGGCATACAAGTGTTTGATTAAACTCAGCTTCAAAATCATTTCCTCTATATATGACGTCACAACTGGGTAAAGATATCAGCCTATTACagtcttttttccctctcagaTAAATTCCTATTCATATGTGAGCCGGGCTTATCACAGTCTagacattaaatacatttaaatgacattaaatagtGGTGTGTCAGTTCCTGAGGGTGCAGATGCTTCCCAGTGCTTCTGTTTGAATCATCTGAGGTGgttatagttattttttttaaaatgtgagcACATTTGTATTCATAAGGACATTACACAGTCATTCTCGCTGCTATAATTAATCTTTTCAAAATggctttattattttctatggTCTTACATGGTCATAAGGGTCATGATTTAATATAGTTTGATGTTACATGCTggagacaaaaaaagaagagatcTTTTCTTCTGTATTGTTAATATTGACATCTTCCTATGCCTACTTACTGAGTGTATCCAAAGTCCCTTAGGCGGCCCTCCAGAAGAATCTTCCTTTTGGTAATGGTCCTTTAACCTGGGTCAATAGCCTGTGATCTACAGCTGCCTTAAATTATCCAGTCAACAACAATGTTAAATGCAAGGTTTAATGCAATTCAGAAACCAGAGAATACTGAGAAATCTAATGTGTtaacaataaaaccaaaaaataagACAGCTCTCTTATATAATTGGTAAATATGtccacacacactaatataagTAATATACATAATGACATGTTCTGACAGCATCCACAAGCAAATCCACATTTAAAGTAGCATTAAGCAGAATCTGCCACTGACACATCCGCCTAAAGCCCAGGCAACAGAGCAGTCTCAGAGCAAATGCAGTGAACTGCCTCTTGCTATATATAGAACTGAAAAGAGTTTTAAGTTAAGGGGTTTAAAATCTTGACTTGTACATTTGTTCCCCTGCCACGTTCGGTTTTTCCTGGGCATGATTCAGTTCCATTTTTGTTCCTTTGGGATCCGCTTATGTCTGCACGAAAAccactgagcatgcagtcttgtCTTGCCTTAACCACTCTAAATTCAACTGCACTACCAAATAAACCTCTCTGTCAACCAATTCATTAGAAACACTTATTAAACACTCAGTTAATCTAAATTTATGATAGTGAAAAGTACCAAAAATAATACTCGTACAAGTCATTTGTTGTAAACTtcattctcattctcattctcattAAACTGGTCTAATCTAAAGTCTAACATAATGCAAGTCTAACATCCTTAGACTTGCATTAGCTCTAGAGACTTGCTCAAGCAGGTGTAATATGTTACAGATATTACTGCAACATTCATGATTGCCGAAAAATAGTAACAAGCTTTTATTTCAGCCTttaaccctgtgtaggatataaaagaaaaagatttttttcattatgcATCCAGTGTCATTATTCTCTGTCATTAGCAGTAAGTTGCAATTATGCTCTGGGCAGAAGAGAagaatcaattttttttaatttcattatcgATCAGAGGGCAATATCACAAGACTTCTAGGCTTAATGAAGAGGTGGGCAGAGTACCTACCAGACTTGTTGTGTTAAAGATCTAATTACATTCTGGTAACCTTGTCAATAAAATCAAAGCTTACAAAGCTCCTTTGGCGTCTATATCAAAACAGTGGGAAACGAACACCTGCTTGTCAGAGAGCAAAAATAAAGGCATTAGGCAAGCaataacaatttaaaattaatttcaagGCTGTGAAACATTGACGTCATGTGTGAAATTGAACAAAATTACACATAGGAGGGCCTATGTGAAGTAATCATTTTGCCCCTAACAGGCAGATGGTTGTAATTACTGGTCATCTAAATCAGTTTCAGCTATTAGCCCTGCTGTCCTTTTAAAGAAGAGAGATTTTAGTTTATTCCATACTGCAAAAATATATCGTGTAATATGTTCGTGATCATATCTTTGAACAAATTGTAATGACACAAAGTGGATTGTAGGTCAAGCAGCACGTAGAACTATACAGAAAATCAATGACTCTTTCCCCAAGCAGGACTGTGTGAGCTAGACTTGTGTAAAAGGCTTGACTTGTATCTTTGTGTGTACAAGCTCAGAGTACTAACCACAGGAGAGGTTATGCTCATCTTGGTGCAGTCTGGGGAGGAATACAGGGCAAATGCCTTTAATTTAAAAGCTATGTCACTGACAGCTTTCTCCAGCATTTGCCCAATTCCTCATCCTGACAGGCAGCTCACCCTCAGTAACAAGGAGCTTCTCAGAAATTACATCGCATCACTGCTGCATCAGTTGTGTTGCTGCCATTCCTATGTTTTTTCCCCTATCATTGTTATTTTTGCAATTCTCACTCAATTCTTTtatgtttacctttttttttctaataaactGCTTAGCCAGATTCATTCTTGTTACTGGCTCCAAAAAGGTTCCTAAA comes from the Tachysurus fulvidraco isolate hzauxx_2018 chromosome 17, HZAU_PFXX_2.0, whole genome shotgun sequence genome and includes:
- the cart2 gene encoding cocaine- and amphetamine-regulated transcript 2, with the translated sequence MESSTIAPRALLLLLLLVLRSCARAENEDTEVDLDTRAIRDFYPKDPNLTSEKQLLGALHEVLEKLQMKRIPPWEKKFGQVPMCDVGEQCAIRKGSRIGKMCDCPRGAFCNFFLLKCL